Within the Rosa rugosa chromosome 2, drRosRugo1.1, whole genome shotgun sequence genome, the region CTAGGTTACATAAACTGTTGGCGCGTACATGCAAAATTAGCTTTGTCCTTTGTTCTGTTTTCCTTTTGGATGAGCTAGGCTCACATAGTACGTCACATTTCTttaaaatatgtaattaaacaaaggaaagaaaaagaaacaatgaAAAGAGAAAATTAAGACGTCATCTTATGTTTTGGTCGGAGTTTTCAAGCTTTGACCTACATACTTTTTCCCTTCCCCGGCGGCCCTGCCAACAAGCTCATCAATTATTCAACCTTCAGCAGTAGTTTGTCTTTGGCTTAGTTCTTAATTAATTTGGGGGGTCTTCATTCTCCAGCTTTCACGCGTGTCAATGTTAATAATCCAATCTATTAAGCTACAATATTAATCAATCAGgataattcttaggttcactccTGGGAGAAATTTTTCTGTGCTCCAGTCAGTCTATCTGGCAATCTAACATGGTGTGACATTGCAATCAAATATTGACACGTGGATTTGCTAAAGTTAAAACATAAACTCAGTTTTCCATTCTTTTGTGAAATGACCTTTATGGGTCTTCTTTGCCATGAGAATGAGAAGCTGTCTGGGTCttccaatctctctctctctctctaaaagtTTCAATCTCTCTTATCCCTCCTCTCTCTAAAGTTTCCATCTCTCCATCTTTGCCACCGGATGCAACACCGGCGACTCTGAGCTCCAACTTGAGGGTAATCGTCTACTACAACGAAGCCAGCGGCGGAAGGTATGTTGCACGCGCCGTTCTCATGGATCTGGAGCTTGGGACCTTGGATGGCGTTAGACTCAGATCGATTCTATTGTCGATGTGATGATCATGGTAGATTCTAACTTTTgagattccaattccaattacATGGAATTGGAATGAATGAAAGTAAAATTGAATGGggagatgaagatgaggagATAGAAACGGAGAGAGAAAGACCCAATGTCGTCTTTCCAAATATCAACTGGAGAAATTTTGTTTCCTATCAAAACATTGAGCTTAAGTCGGATATTGTTGATATTCGTCCAAATAATAATTCAATTATTTCCTATCGATCTTCTCCATTTTAATTCATCTTTCCCAGACAATAGAATAGACATGTGAAATCAGATTcatgagtttttgtttttacaaaCAAGCTCAAGGACATAGCCCAAATCAGAGAAATTGGCTCTTCGAACAAAGTATCCCATAAGAGATTGATATTCGATCGGTTATGTTTGAGATTCTAGTTCCGTTAAGGAATTGCATagtgattgaagaagaagatcgaAAACAGAGCCCAAGTTTTGGCAAAGAGAATAGGAAGGGCATTCTAGGAAAATGGTTTTTAACGTGGATCTGAGTTGGATCCAATATCCACGTGGAAGCTTTTAAGTGGAGCGTCACACAATCCATTTGGGGTGAATGATCATATTCACATTCTATTGCGATTAATGCAttttaactttataattttttaatccaaccattcaagtTGCATAACATCATACATAGATTAGctttgtaaaaaaattaatcaaattgaagaccttttagttattcatttatatgaaatacatagatgattcatcataatagtagtaagtgttgctataaccatccatttgtttgattcaattagataattaaacgatttctgattcgattgatttttttacaGAGACGATCGTTAAaagctaatttaagatatgagCTGTTAGatgataaatttattaagtaaaagtacgTTAATCAACAATAGAGGTGAATATGTCGTTCCCCCAAGAGGTAAACCTACAAAATTGTCCGATCAATAATATCCACCGCAGATTTGGTAAAGAGTCATATCTTGGAGTACTAAAAGCTTTGGTAAAAGTTTAAGAAAGAGAGCGGACACTAATTTTTTCTGATCATATATATGGAAACTTGTGGGCGATTTAACTTTAGTGGAAGTTCAATTCCTTACTAGCGCCAAATTTCCTCGTCTTTTTCCGTGGAGGAGTAATCATTTTTCCAACCATGTTTCCTATTCTCAAGCTTTAAGTCCATGAAACAAATAGATCTTTGTATTAAAATTAAGAGATGTGCTCTGGTCGCGTTCCAGAAACCCTAGAGTCGCCGCCATAAGCATTCATCCATGGATGCCTTTTTTGCCACCCAACCAACGGCCGCCCTACCATCCAAGATTATTAGTGTCCTTAGTCACCCCGACAAGTGGCTTCTTGCCTTGCTTCCCATGCCGATCGATTCGATCTTTTGGATTCGTTCTTCCTCTGTTGCAGCGTAGTTCTTATCTTGAACCACCACGTACCTCGATCAATTGATTAGTCATAACTCATAAACATCCTGCAGCTTCGTGGTTCACCAATTAAGTTAAGAAAGTCAACTCGTGTACTAACTCGTCATGTTGCCAATGGAAATGTTTCAACTTGTTTGGTTGAATAACTTGAATCTTCTTTGGCTGCTCCAAATGAAATTGCTTGATTGTCTCTCCTGCCAAGAAAAAGAAGGTTAAAAAATATTGCGGTTATTAGGGCAAACTTAAGAAGGGGGAGGTTCTAAACGCAAACCGAAAGTTGTCAAGACTCTCCGAGGATAAaggctgaaaaagaaaaaaaagagttaaaagttgttgattttttttttttggagtaaaATGAATATATTCATAGCAATCATAGGCTAGAATGGCCCAATACATAGTTCCCATCAGGGGATAGGTGCCATTACACTTGAAACAATTCTGCTCCTTATGCAGGAGCCTAGCAGAATAACATAATTCTAAATTAAGAATAGTAGCAGGCAAAGGTCCTGGtgccaatgcgctcaattgcggtACACCAAAAAACTTTGCATCGAGATGTGTAGAATCACAGATCATTCTGTAGGCAAAGTACAAAGTGATGATCCCTAAAAACATAGGGAACTATGGAAAGTAAACAAAGCTACTAACATAGAGTTGGGCCAAAGTCAAAACAACCTAGCCCAACGTAGTAGTCCAGCAGCCCCAAGAAAGAAACCAACTCCGGCCCAAAAAAAGGTGGCTTGACCCAAGCCCAGCCCATCTCCAGCCTCAACTATGCAATCGCCACAACCCGAAACTTGATGCCGCCGCTGCAAAAAAACCTACGCCAGCCCCGTCGCTGCCACCTACCGCCAGACCTTGCCGCCTCAACGCCCCGCCTAAAACCTCGCTGCCACAAAACCCTCAGCGAAATCCGAGCAAGTCACGCCGAAACCGAAACCCGTCCGAAGCAGTCAGATTCATCACGCCACCGCCACCGTCCAGTGACTCCAGTCCCTCCAACATGTCGCTGATCGTGGAGGTGCCTCGACGCCGCCCACCCCGCGTTGTACCGCCGTTTAGGCACATCACTAAAATATGAGTGTATAAAATAATGAAattctcactttcaattaaatttcaTCATTTTTTAGATTTTTAGTTGTCTTTCTGTATGTCAGACACATCACTAAAATATGAGTGTATAAAATAATGACTCTTTCTGCCAACTCCCTAGGAGCGGATAATTATTATACTTTTTAGTGAACTATTAATTGGtaacatattttctcaaaaaatatttaaaatacaTTGGTGAGCAGAGGAGCCTTTTTTTTGGAACGAAGATAATCTACAACAATTTTTTACATATTTGCTCATCTGAGGGATAGTTGCAAGGAATTGTGAaagacaaatgcatctcaaccacatgtattaaatataaaagcagaaactataacaacttaaaactgtgcatttatttccagccgtcagattcaattgtccctcacagtcccttaagtGAGCAGGCCTTCAACTTTTTATAGTTGCATTATTTTTCTATTAAACATGAATTAGTTCCGTATATTACATGTTTATATCCTATAAGGTTCACCAACTGGTGATGTTGGGCCTTTATGGTCTGTCAAGTGCCAGTCGTAATTCGGATCATGGTTCTACGGAATTGGTAACTATCTCGAGTTGGACTGGAGAaagcggcttatggatgagGAATTGACTCatatttgtttgctgggaagtaGTTTTATGTTCGTACCACAATTTCCTCAGAAGACACGGAGTTGGTTTTTGTCTATGGGTTCGCTTTACAAAGCGGGCTCaaattgacttgtaatgagtttacattGCTTAGATAGAGTTTTGGTCGTTATCTCGCCATTTTTTTATCTTTAAGTATATGTTAGACTCTGACTTTTTAGCTGGTCATCTAATACAATGaacctttatttcaaaaaaaaaaaaaaactggactAACTAATAATGAAAAAGATAGGAGATTTACCAGATATAATGTAACTGTGTACTTTATTATGCTCAGAAGATTTAACCAATGCATTATTTTCATTAAAATAATTTGGTTCGTTTTTAATATTTGGAAGATGTAAGAATCGTCTACAATCATGCAAGCTCTCAAAACCTATGAATGTTAAATATTAGTAGTGAAAGCTATAGACGCTAGCTAGTCATTGTTCTCGCTCATCTAATTGGTTTTTTAAACTATAGATGGAATCTGCTAGATCCAGTATCAAACTCTCAGaatttgtgaaaaaaaaaatgtcaaattAATATTCCAGTAATGATAAATAAAAGCTAACCAGACGAGGATTAAGAGAAAAAGTTTTATGTTGAAAATAGGAGACAAAATATATTATTGATGCATGGTGGGACTAAGATCTTATCAAAAACGATGTTTTGTCCAACAAGATCTAGGGCCTCTTCTTTAATGGGACCCTGCAAGATTTGCTTTTCATATACTACAATTCTCTATATAACCTCCACCATTCCTTCCCTCAAGCCCTCCCCCTCTCTCTGATCATTAAGACCCTGGAAGCAAATACATATCAATTTGCTTTTCATTTTTCCTATTTTCGTGAAAATAATAGTAATTAATCCCTTTATTTTTGGACTAATATTTTTTGTCCCCGGCTGGGAAAATGAAGGAGATCAGTGGTAGAAAACAAGGTGGAATGTCTCCATGTGCAGCATGCAAGCTTCTGAGAAGGAGGTGTGCGCAGGATTGTGTGTTTGCTCCTTATTTTCCAGCTGATGAGCCTCACAAGTTTGCAAGTGTGCACAAGGTTTTTGGTGCTAGCAATGTCAACAAGATGCTACAGGTtcagctcctctctctctctccccccctccctccctctccgtTGGAGTTATTTTCAAAGACGATAGGGTACGTCATGGCCGTTTTTGATACTCAAAAGCTTtcttaaataaaaagaaaaattagggCAGTCAGTTAAGTACAGCTCCGGATCCATCCCGCAGGTTAACGTACACCATAAATGATAAATGCCGAAGGAGAGAGGTTAAGGCAAGTTGTTAGACAATTATAAATTCTCGAAGCTTATAGAAGTTGTTAGAAACAGAAGTATGAAAATCAAAATATCACGATTATTAAACTCTGGTTGAAAAGCTGGATTAATTAAGTTGAGGAACTTGGTCAATGAAGTATATCAAGCCAATATTTAGTTAGATATATACTCTAACTGATCATACTAATCTTCATAGAAATTATTTGAGACTGCTTTTGAGGACCCCGTTGTAGTTTTCTTGGCTGTCAACTCAGAAATAAACGAAATGACTTGAGAGGGATATTGCAACATGTCTTTTTCCTGGTTAGTTTATTGTTTTTGTCATCAGAACTGTTGTAGCACGCGGTGTGGGTTGAAGGGGATGGAGGGTTAAATATTTAGTAATATATCCAGAAAGCATAAAATATAAAAAGGTTAGTGTAATGGTTGTAATTAGGAGATAAAACAATGTTTGAGTAGTTGTTAACCACAAAGCAACTCAATTATTGTGTGATATATGATCCAACGAGGAGGTAAAGCACTATGATTCTATTCAATTTTCTTTATTGTTTTTATATTTACATGTTTTTATGTCTTATAATGATGAATCCCATGATCGATCTCcttatagctagctagcttagcAAAAAGCATGCATGCCTTAGTTTCCCCACAGGGGATCATAAAAGAACCAGAAAGCAAAAGTCATTCTAACAAACATGTAACTTGATTTGCAAAATCACAAGAGATGTTGCCATGCTTTGATGTTTGCCAGACTTAAAAAAGTCCAATCGTACGGATCAGATAggctttattttctttcattccaaaagaaagaaagaaaaggaatatAATAGGATGATTTGCTTGTTTTTTAATTAGTAGTTGTACAGAATCCTATGTTCTATTGGTTTTTCCCAGGACCTAATGACCATGTTAAACTAGTTGCTGGTGTAGAAGCTGATAAGAAACCTTTTAGGTTTCCatgttatttctttctttttgatcTTTTTCCAAGAATTTGATACTTTGTTAGTATTTTGGGAGGAATATAttttaaaaagttaaaaaagtGTGCTTCCATTTCCTTTGATTTCCACCTTTACTTCGGTTATAATGGTTAGATCGATACAGTTGAAAAGCACCAGTCCTGGATAAAGACTTTTCCTTTTTGAAAATTAGCAAGAACAACTTTTTCTCAAACTAATGGTTCATTTGTCCATAAAGGAATTCCCAACCTTTTATACCAATTACAGTTTTGAATTGCTTCTAGATCAAGTTATTACAAATGCTTAGATAAAGGAATTGAAGAGTTCGAGGAATTTAGCTCTAGTCTTCGTGTGTGTTTATCATCTTCACCTTTATGGTCATTTTAAATAGCTTTTTCTGAAGCTGAGGCTAAGGTTTTAGTCCTCAATGTACACTTTCTTGTAAACTTACAAAAAGAAAGTCTGTTGTCTGCTGATGTATATTCTCTTTGccttttgctttataattatggATTACATTGATAGACACGTTTACATATAATAAGtccaaaaaaaaatgttgatccCAAGTAAGCAAGTAAAAGTTCTCCGACTAATAGTGCTAAATAATatttcgaagaagaagaaattttaaTCACATAATCATGATGTCACAATGACATCTAGAAATTGATAGGGCTAAAATCTGTGTTgatctctcttttttctttttctttttttagtttgaGGTTAATTGGGAAGTCTAAGCCACAATTCAAGTATTCAACTCATTGATAAAAAAGATCGTTACAGGCATGAACCTAGCTTAATTAATTACCTGTAAGGAATAACATCCAAATGAGATTacaagttttttgttttttgttttttgtttttgtttgagtgtttctattgggacttCTAAATCtgctcactctattatgaactattaaatgatatatataacctactataaaataaCTATTAAGAACAATAATTatatcaaaaaaatattatattgattttcactagactttccaattcaataatattagattgcattctctattatttttcttatctattttcatttttcaatttcactacatactcattaaagcattcatatttattcaaaaaaaaaaaaagcattcatatatatttaattagaatttaaactatgattaagatcatgtgacgtaaaaatagtttgtttgcaaattatatgagtgaggttatttgaggaactttagtgaggtttggtgagtaaatttaatatttgaaaatttgataggaggtgtaaaaagcatatgAGGTCAAGtaagtaaatttggaggttctaaTAGAAAAATCATTTTGTTTTGAGACAAAATGAGTTGTGAATGGTGATACTactgacgaagtggtgttagcttaGTGGTTAGAGCGCCAACTACCTAAGATCGAGGTCatgagttcgagtcaccatgagggTAGGAccgtaggagtgaaatcctttgatcatctttaaaaaaaaaaaaaaaaaaaggaaagttgAGGAATTACTAATTAATGAGCTTAAGTTTAGGGTGCAGATAAGGAATAacatagtaggttatatatgtcatttaatagtTCATAATAGAATGAGCTCAAATGTACTTATAGTTGATTATTTTAAGATGAATAGAATTACTCGAGTATTGTTCCTTAAATTGCTAGAATCTATATATATGAACATTACCCCAAATTGTATGTCATATACAAGATATTTATCGTTTTAAAAATACTTTTGAGAAATTTAGTAAATGCAGGACATTTTGGACTGAACCGTAGTTGTCTATTATTTGACATGCAGGAATTACCAGAGCACCAGCGCAGTGATGCAGTGAGTTCGATGGTGTACGAGGCAAACGCTCGAGTAAGAGACCCTGTGTACGGCTGTGTTGGTGCAATCTCATCTCTACAGCAACAGATCGACGTCCTCCAAACTCAACTGGCCATTGCACAAGCTGAGGTGGTGCACATGAAAATGAATCAATTGCCTTCTGCATCACCTCCCGCAGCCACATCAGAAAACACCTCTCCCATCTCAGTCAAGCAAATAAtgcctaataataataattctcaCCATCATTATCATCCTCATCAGACCACCAAATCCTTTTTTACAATGGACATGGTGGTAGATCAGGCCAATTCTTTGTGGTCATGCTAGCTATGCCCTATACCTCTGCATGCCTGCTCTTTGCTTTTTCTATTATTATATATTGTTATTCTCtaattaatcaattaattaGTTAGTATCATGGGCTTGCTTTTTTAATGTCcgcctctttctttctttctttctttttttacctttttctcttttttacttTCATAGTGCATCCTGCCTCTCTCTACTTGACCAGAGGTGATGATTGATTAACCATATGTAAATGTGATCAAAAATTAATGTAATTATAAGTTAATTATGATATTGGTATTATATATGACCTAGCTGCTTATGTTTTCTGCATTTCCAGCTgatagatatatatttttttttttttacattacaaaaaacatTAGGAGGGTAAATACTAACTTGAGCTTCAAGTCCACCCAGTCTCACTATCGAGACACCCAGTCTCACTATCGAGACATCTATACGTCAATTGCTTTCTGATCTACAAGTCTGTATTACTTACTTTGACTGGTTATTAAGCATGTAAATTTCTAATAACAGATCAAACTGGTTAAGTACACCAATGCCAAGCTTAACCATGTTGTTATATCAGAATATTGATAAAGAAGCCGTTGTATGATAAAGGTAATGGACTACGTCAGAGTAACAATTAACTAGTTCTGAGAAATCACTGTTCGTAATATAACCTTGCAGTTAGTCAATCAATGTTTAATTACATTACTAAACTTATGCATACATGTAAAATTGTCTTCTCTGATGGGATGAGTGTGgtttatatttgtatatatatgtagtttGCCTTTGTCCAGGGAATCGTGGTAGTATACTCACTCATCTGATACAAATTAATTGAAGTATAGACGACTAAAGCCCTTTGTGTCATTGGCCAAACcttaacacacacacatatatatatatgtgtgtgtgtgtgttagttAAACGACTATATATTTCATCAGCTGTCCCACTCCCTCTAATTATATATTAGTGTGAAAAGAACATCACAACTACATCTCCACAATTAGACTGAAAGATCCATCGATCTTCGAAGATGTCCTTCACAATTTATATTGAAGGAGATCCCAAGTCCTTAATTCTTAATTGGTTGCTATTCTTTGCGTTCGTATGCAGTAATAGTCATTCTTGCCCAAAAAAAACAGCAAATTTGAAATTCTTTTTTTGATCGGAAATTTAAAATTCTTTTGGTCATCTGAATCATTTTTCATAACATGAATATAAAATGAGACAATCAATTTTTAATTTAGCTAATCATTTAGAAAAAAACATGTGTCTTGCAAAGAGAACTAAAGACCAAACGACTTGTAAAAATAAGACTTGAGATTTTCTTGGAACCCTAGAGAGCGAACAGAAAAAGGGAGAGAGTGAACCCTCCGGCGGCACGCCCTCGCGGCGGCGGCGTCAGACGGGTTAGAGTGGACCCAGTGTCCGGTAACAATAAACCCAGTCGGAGAGGGGGTTGCGTGGTGGCTTGGATGTCCAGAACGCGAGGTTGTCTCGCTGGGGAAGCTCAGAGAGGGTTTGGCGACTTGTGGATCGGGCTGGGATCGATCTCACAACGAGCGGGAGGTAGACTGTCGGTGGCGGCATTGCTTGGCGGTGCGAGGACGGATTCTAAGGGGCTAAGATCGGATCGATCCGATTTGGTTTGGGTCTTTTGGAGTCAACCTGTGGAGAGGAGTAGCTGGGGATGGCGGCGATGCTTGCTGGCAAGCTGGGGAGGATGGAGAGATGGACGGATTGCCTGAGTTTGCTTGGTGCGGCGGTTTGGCCGCCGGTCGTTGGCTGGCGTGGCTTTGGCTTGCGGGATGGTGGCAAGTTACCCATAGCAGTCTGCCCTATTGGACTGGGCTAAGTGGGCTTTGGGCCCaaactccttttattttatgttttactactttttcttgttattaGTTAATTGTGGCTATATGCCGACAATAAGTCCCTGCCATTCTagggtagggcgacgtgggcgttgtcccggtatgcacactcagtgtgccttatctggcctagcgaggcggtgcgctatttgtttgatcaaatggacTCAACCTCCTactggcaggatgaaattgagtgccGCCAGATTTATTTCcgtgtggcaacatagtgggaaagctgtgtatttgtaatgatgcttattcgttatagagttatctttccggtatgtcaccgctttgtcaaagcaaatggagtagcctttcgtgcactctttgctaattggtgcttgttagaatacatagatctTATGGAGGGTcatggtattatttcaggatgttatctttatgcttattataatttggggttcaggctctatgtccccccccccccccttgtattctgcaatttcattaatcaaggcttgagggtagccgcactagccctatttcaaaaaaataaaaagaccaaATGACTTTTATTATTTAATTATAAGCCGAAAAGAGAAGGTATAGTTTTAAGACCTCTCTAATTCTggcaagaatatatatattctgtCATTATGCTGAATACATTGATCATAGAATGTCCATGAAGATGAAGGTGAGTAAGTGACTATACAGAAAGCTGAATGGACAtatatggaaacaaaaacaaagggaagaatgatttttttttttttttttgtcaatagAATGAGAATGGGGTCTTTAGATCTTCAAAAATTGGACGTGCTATTTCTTTCTTGAACAATCTGGGCCTCAAATGTGTGATTGCGAATTCTAGTCAGGGGTCAGCCCATAGTTCCTGAAAGTTCTAAGAGACCAAAAATATGGTACTAGAAACCTTAGGTTCACccaccacttttttttttggttgtctCCAAAATCTCAACCCATAGAACAACTATTTCCcacttttcctcttcttttatCCCATTTTCTCTGTTTTTACTTTGaaaagttttaaatacacacccctaattacttaatacacactccatacttaatacaccacccatttaatttttcattctaagattttactaaatacacaacccaaagtacctaaaatatccttaatctcaaaaatcatgaaatatcctacttttttactatattaaggttactatttaatatgattagtatattctagtatattgaCATTTTTTGTAAATGActatattgattacttgtgttagttattgagaaatctaaaaatatttattattgttccctttaa harbors:
- the LOC133728584 gene encoding LOB domain-containing protein 4-like, which gives rise to MKEISGRKQGGMSPCAACKLLRRRCAQDCVFAPYFPADEPHKFASVHKVFGASNVNKMLQELPEHQRSDAVSSMVYEANARVRDPVYGCVGAISSLQQQIDVLQTQLAIAQAEVVHMKMNQLPSASPPAATSENTSPISVKQIMPNNNNSHHHYHPHQTTKSFFTMDMVVDQANSLWSC